In the genome of Phaeodactylum tricornutum CCAP 1055/1 chromosome 20, whole genome shotgun sequence, one region contains:
- a CDS encoding predicted protein has translation MPSFAWCHAQQFFYHRDPFYSFHVSHRIMNRSFNLLGMLFLCGRVQSILMLKSTQSCRQHSGLPTTTLPPISRRQVLQRIAIATTVSCTVLLCPFQRAVAAEMNVGAPVPVFRATAVGRSEYTNSITASRDTNISPQEAYDVILQQIPKARTATGTTQVQSPPIALDLGAGAGLSTAVLYQDLGYRRIDAVDWSADAWDANVVAPVPESVKFYQASDQAFFDRLDEGRRQQPEQKPTSQDANEPSLQTRRDAYSYDVIVYNFAVNPQKAIKVAKQRLKPDGLLLAPVNDKADYWYKQSYWVVDASGTVVWTSRPEVGAWSVQFQPDVTSDTCTGIWCGNFNGFAARR, from the coding sequence ATGCCTAGCTTTGCGTGGTGTCACGCACAGCAGTTCTTTTACCATCGCGACCCCTTTTATTCCTTCCATGTTTCACATCGCATCATGAATCGTTCTTTCAATCTGCTAGGGATGCTTTTTCTATGCGGCCGAGTGCAATCCattttgatgttgaaatCGACGCAGTCCTGTCGACAGCATTCGGGATTGCCAACGACAACCCTGCCCCCAATCTCACGTCGGCAAGTGTTGCAACGGATCGCCATCGCGACTACCGTATCCTGTACAGTCCTGCTGTGTCCTTTCCAACGTGCCGTTGCGGCGGAAATGAACGTTGGGGCACCTGTGCCCGTCTTTCGCGCTACCGCTGTCGGACGATCCGAATACACCAACAGCATCACGGCATCTCGCGATACGAACATTTCCCCACAGGAAGCGTACGACGTCATTCTACAGCAGATTCCCAAAGCTCGCACAGCGACAGGGACGACGCAAGTACAGTCTCCGCCAATTGCACTCGATTTGGGAGCCGGGGCAGGATTGTCCACGGCTGTCCTGTACCAGGACCTTGGCTATCGTCGAATCGACGCGGTCGATTGGAGTGCCGACGCTTGGGATGCCAACGTGGTGGCACCTGTCCCGGAATCGGTGAAGTTCTACCAGGCATCCGATCAAGCCTTTTTCGATCGATTGGATGAAGGACGACGTCAGCAACCAGAACAAAAACCAACCAGTCAGGATGCAAATGAACCATCTCTTCAGACTCGTCGGGACGCATACAGCTACGACGTGATTGTCTACAATTTTGCCGTCAATCCGCAAAAGGCGATCAAGGTGGCAAAGCAACGATTGAAACCGGACGGGCTGTTGCTGGCACCCGTCAACGATAAGGCCGACTACTGGTACAAACAGTCTTATTGGGTCGTCGACGCCTCCGGCACGGTCGTATGGACATCCCGACCCGAAGTAGGTGCCTGGAGCGTCCAATTCCAACCCGATGTTACCAGTGATACCTGCACCGGTATTTGGTGCGGTAACTTCAACGGATTCGCTGCCCGCCGATGA